A region of Dictyostelium discoideum AX4 chromosome 1 chromosome, whole genome shotgun sequence DNA encodes the following proteins:
- a CDS encoding transmembrane protein, whose product MVDSCCNTNDTINAVFHHINKHKKGDLKECLLSAIRGFRNGVLTGVRIRIPYIFQAVIYAVLAGGEEKSIGRVKFVIKQMFYHGKNLGMFVGIYKSICCILRNIGIKGGIDSLVAGFIGGYYAFGESKSVSGSVNNQIVLYLFARALIGIIQGMVKRKIIPQSLSTTTPKGFRIFAAVTLALILYLTEYEPENLNASFMGTMTVLYHKSDSGPMIEKGDHKFGIPMIIIILSLFGGIFPKLSLDSMFFYFKL is encoded by the exons atggtagaTTCATGTTGTAATACAAATGATACAATAAATGCAGTATTTCAtcatataaataaacataaaaaagGAGATTTAAAAGAATGTTTATTATCAGCTATTAGAGGATTTAGAAATGGTGTTTTAACAGGTGTTAGAATTAGAATACCATATATTTTCCAAGCGGTGATTTATGCGGTATTAGCAGGTGGTGAAGAGAAATCAATTGGTAGagttaaatttgtaattaaacAAATGTTTTATCATGGTAAAAATCTTGGTATGTTTGTTGGTATCTATAAGAGTATTTGTTGTATACTTCGTAATATTGGTATTAAAGGTGGTATCGATAGTTTAGTAGCAGGTTTCATTGGTGGTTATTATGCATTTGGTGAATCAAAATCCGTTAGTGGTAGtgtaaataatcaaatcGTTTTATACCTTTTCGCTCGTGCTTTAATTGGTATAATACAAGGTAtggtaaaaagaaaaattatacCACAATCACTTTCAACTACAACTCCAAAAGGTTTTAGAATTTTCGCTGCTGTTACTTT agcattaattttatatttaacaGAATATGAACCAGAGAATTTGAATGCATCATTCATGGGTACAATGACTGTATTATATCATAAATCTGATTCTGGTCCAATGATTGAAAAGGGTGATCATAAATTTGGTATtccaatgataataattattttatctttatttggtGGAATCTTTCCAAAATTAAGTTTAGATtcaatgtttttttattttaaattgtaa
- a CDS encoding esterase/lipase/thioesterase domain-containing protein → MSNLIEIKSKSTHTATVIFLHGLMDTGKGWETRMENIISMGGLDHIKFVLPTAPTIPISINFGNKGTAWCNVTAFYPGSEEDLIGLEKSMKLVEALIEEEIKNGIPAERIILSGFSQGGALTLYTGYQSKHKLAALITLSGFSPSLSLPSKIKPENKDIPLTMFHGTDDKVVNCKWGELSHKSYLKVGIKNSQFISITNLDHSSNEFELKQVHDLIEKYLPK, encoded by the exons atgtcaaatttaattgaaattaaatcaaaatcaacacaCACAGCAACAg TAATCTTTTTACATGGTTTAATGGATACTGGTAAAGGATGGGAAACAAGAATGGAAAATATAATATCAATGGGTGGTCTTGATcatattaaatttgttttaccAACTGC ACCAACAAttccaatttcaattaattttggaaataaaGGTACAGCATGGTGTAATGTAACAGCATTTTATCCAGGATCAGAAGAAGATTTAATTGGATTAGAAAAGAGTATGAAACTAGTTGAAGCCTTAATTGAAGAAGAAATAAAGAATGGTATACCAGCAGAACGTATAATTTTAAGTGGATTTTCACAAGGTGGTGCACTTACATTATACACAGGTTACCAATCTAAACATAAACTTGCAGCATTAATTACATTGAGTGGTTTctcaccatcattatcattaccatcaAAGATTAAAcctgaaaataaagatatacCATTGACAATGTTTCATGGTACTGATGATAAAGTTGTCAATTGTAAATGGGGTGAATTATCACATAAATCTTATTTAAAAGTtggtattaaaaattcacaattcatttcaattacaaatttagaTCATTCatcaaatgaatttgaattaaaacaagttcatgatttaattgaaaaatatttaccaaaataa
- the rab6 gene encoding Rab GTPase, producing the protein MESLSKYKLVFLGDQSVGKTSIITRFMYDTFDITYQATIGIDFLSKTMYLEDRTVRLQLWDTAGQERFRSLIPSYIRDSSVAIVVYDITNKVSFTNTIKWIEDVRNERGNNVVIMLVGNKTDLADKRQVSIEEGEAKAKEYDIMFTETSAKAGFNIKALFRKVASALPGIDSNSMTKNQHEIISEVDITDGGKPALKEGDGFCSSSRC; encoded by the exons atggaatcattatcaaaatataaattagtatttttaGGAGATCAATCTGTTGGTAAAACATCAATTATTACACGTTTTATGTATGATACATTTGATATTACATATCAAGCAACCATTGGTATagattttttatcaaaaactaTGTATTTAGAAGATAGAACAGTAAGATTGCAATTGTGGGATACTGCAGGTCAAGAAAGATTTAGATCATTAATTCCATCTTATATTAGAGATTCTTCTGTTGCTATAGTAGTTTATGATATTACAA atAAAGTTTCATTTACAAATACAATAAAATGGATTGAAGATGTTAGAAATGAAAGAGGAAACAATGTAGTAATAATGTTGGTAGGAAATAAAACTGATTTAGCAGATAAAAGACAGGTTTCAATTGAAGAAGGTGAAGCAAAAGCAAAGGAATATGATATTATGTTTACAGAGACATCAGCAAAAGCaggttttaatattaaagcATTATTTAGAAAAGTTGCATCAGCGTTACCAGGTattgattcaaattcaatgaCAAAGAATCAACATGAGATCATCTCTGAAGTCGATATTACAGATGGTGGTAAACCAGCCTTAAAAGAAGGTGATGGATTTTGTAGTTCATCAAGAtgttaa
- the alrC gene encoding aldo-keto reductase produces MFQNNYNNNTNYNNNNFKLNDGNQIPSIGLGTYYSENPGEVGDAINNALKNGYRHIDGAAFYGNEKVIGNSLKEIFKEGEIKREDIFYTSKLWNSCHNSNLVVKHCVKTIEDLGIGYLDLYLIHWPIAFENSNPLGLTIEPLRDQNGNPIIAPVSIRETWQEMEKLVELGLVKSIGVSNFNVQNLVDLLTYAKIKPVVNQVEIHPYLTQFKLQEYCDKYEIKLVAYSPLGQGKCDFFSNKILKSIAGKYKKSVANVIFKWLNQRGIAAIPKSGNHSRIIENFNIFDFQLSNDDIEKINSLNANIRTCSPITFFGTPFYLFD; encoded by the exons atgtttcaaaataattataataataataccaattataataataataattttaaattaaatgatggaAATCAAATACCATCAATTGGTCTTGGGACATATTATAGTGAAAATCCTGGTGAAGTTGGGGATGCTATTAACAATGctttaaaaaatg gatataGACATATTGATGGTGCTGCATTTTATGGTAATGAAAAAGTGATTGgaaattctttaaaagaGATCTTTAAAGAGggtgaaattaaaagagaaGATATATTTTATACAAGTAAACTTTGGAATTCATGTCATAATTCAAACTTGGTTGTTAAACATTGTGTAAAGACAATTGAGGATTTAGGAATTGGTTATTtagatttatatttaattcattgGCCAATTGcgtttgaaaattcaaatccATTAGGATTGACAATTGAACCATTAAGAGATCAAAATGGCAATCCAATAATTGCACCAGTATCAATTCGTGAAACTTGGCAAGAAATGGAAAAACTAGTTGAACTTGGTTTAGTAAAATCTATTGgtgtttcaaattttaatgttCAAAATTTAGTTGATCTTTTAACATATGCAAAAATTAAACCAGTTGTAAATCAAGTTGAAATTCATCCATACTTAACtcaatttaaattacaaGAATATTGTGAtaaatatgaaattaaattagttGCATATAGTCCATTAGGCCAAGGTAAATGTGATTTTTTTAGTAATAAAATCCTAAAATCAATAGCtggtaaatataaaaaatcagTTGCaaatgttatttttaaatggttaAATCAAAGAGGTATTGCAGCTATTCCAAAATCTGGAAATCATTCTCGTATCATtgaaaatttcaatatttttgacttccaattatcaaatgatgatattgaaaaaattaattcattaaatgcAAATATTCGTACTTGCTCTCCTATCACTTTTTTTGGAAcaccattttatttatttgactga
- the sptA gene encoding serine C-palmitoyltransferase subunit → MFLFDIYNNILYYTKEFIVTSTSPNLFIHGLMAVFIIYLLTKRPFKPRQNDTLTKAEEDELIREWSPIPLTPKSNPLEVLNQTELIIQESEGTHVTINNKKYLNLARSNYLGLINNPEINKISENAIRKYGVGSCGPRGFYGTIDVHLDLEKKTASFMKTPEAVLYSSAYATISSAIPSFSKIGDIIIVDRGVSQPVQVGVSLSRSRIYYFNHNDMDDLQRVLEQTQFKGSKAKIVRKFVVIEGLYYNSGTIAPLPQILKFKEQYKFRLIMDESHSVGVLGSTGRGLTEHYNIDTNLVDILTGSYGNSFSSGGGFCCGSPEVVYHQRLNGVGYVFSASLPPFLACSSTKAIEMLEENPKMLEMLHSNIGELYQGLNKSGALNGLLEITSLPISPVIHLSLLDSKSNKSNRINDELLLQKIVDKAMDYGLLLTRAKYVSAEKFIPKPSIRISVSSNLSSDQIKQSIEIIKKCTSFVLESN, encoded by the exons atgtttttattcgatatttataataatattttatattatacaAAAGAATTTATAGTTACAAGTACAAGTCCAAATCTTTTCATCCATGGATTGATGGCagtatttataatatatctTCTTACAAAGAGACCATTTAAACCAAGACAAAATGATACATTAACTAAAGCAGAAGAGGATGAATTAATTCGTGAATGGTCACCAATTCCATTAACACCAAAATCTAATCCATTAGAAGTTTTAAATCAAACTGAATTAATCATTCAAGAATCTGAAGGTACTCATgtaacaattaataataaaaaatatttaaatcttgcaagatcaaattatttaggtttaattaataatcctGAAATTAAT aaaatttCAGAGAATGCAATTAGAAAATATGGTGTTGGTTCATGTGGACCACGTGGTTTTTATGGTACAATTGATGTTCATTTAGATCTTGAAAAGAAAACAGCATCTTTTATGAAAACACCAGAAGCAGTTTTATACTCTTCTGCTTATGCTACAATTTCATCTGCAATTCcatctttttcaaaaattggtgatattattattgt tgatagaGGTGTATCACAACCAGTTCAAGTTGGTGTTTCATTATCACGTAGtagaatttattattttaatcataATGATATGGATGATCTTCAAAGAGTTTTAGAACAAACTCAATTTAAAGGTAGTAAAGCAAAGATCGTTAGAAAATTCGTTGTTATTGAAGGTCTTTACTATAATTCCGGTACAATTGCACCATTAccacaaattttaaaatttaaagaacaatataaatttagaTTAATTATGGATGAATCTCATTCTGTTGGTGTTTTAGGTTCAACTGGTAGAGGTTTAACAGAGCATTATAATATTGAT ACAAATTTAGTTGATATTTTAACAGGATCATATGGTAATTCATTTAGTTCAGGTGGTGGATTTTGTTGTGGTTCACCAGAGGTAGTTTATCATCAAAGATTGAATGGTGTTGGTTATGTATTTTCAGCatcattaccaccatttTTAGCATGTTCATCAACTAAAGCCATTGAGATGTTGGAAGAGAATCCAAAAATGTTGGAGATGTTACATTCTAATATTGGTGAACTATATCAAGGTTTAAATAAGAGTGGTGCATTAAATGGGTTATTGGAGATCACTTCTTTACCAATTTCACCTGTTATTCATTTATCCCTATtagattcaaaatcaaataaatcaaatagaataaatgatgaattattattacaaaagaTTGTCGATAAAGCAATGGATtatggtttattattaactcGTGCTAAATATGTTTCTGCTGAAAAATTCATTCCAAAACCATCAATTCGTATCTCTGTTTCTTCAAATTTATCTTCTGATCAAATTaaacaatcaattgaaatcattaaaaaatgtaCATCATTTGTACttgaatcaaattaa
- the aqpA gene encoding major intrinsic protein family protein, with the protein MVKVVPLRFITYDPLKDPSKMIYRRPISKPVKAFKGFFSEFLGTLYLVYFCGGSVCAAFAVAGDSAARALLGGLIQGMALAALIWAVSGVSGCNLNPAVTLANLLSGRVGLIDSLYYVAAQILGCIAGAGILYGCLPNMYRIDLGVPHLAPGMNTGQAFLMEMMLTSILCLCVLGTSVFNVWDRRLNRIAPFAIGLALFIGVAIGFNFSGGALNPVRVLGPSIISGVWSHHWVYWLGPIVGAILAAFIYRCLLQERFDVIERPGYIAPLIDPSTAVSSY; encoded by the exons atggtaaaagTAGTACCACTTAGATTTATAACCTATGATCCTTTAAAGGATCCAAGTAAAATGATTTATAGACGACCAATTTCAAAACCAGTAAAAGCATTTAAAGGTTTCTTTTCAGAATTTTTAGGAACATTATATTTGGTTTATTTCTGTGGTGGGTCAGTATGTGCAGCTTTTGCAGTTGCAGGTGATAGTGCAGCTCGTGCATTATTAGGAGGACTAATTCAAGGTATGGCATTGGCTGCATTAATTTGGGCAGTATCTGGTGTTTCAGGTTGTAATTTAAATCCAGCTGTAACTTTAGCAAATTTATTATCTGGTAGAGTCGGTTTAATTGATAGTCTATATTATGTTGCAGCCCAAATTCTTGGTTGTATTGCCGGTGCTGGTATCTTATATGGTTGCCTTCCAAATATGTATAGAATTGACTTGGGTGTTCCACATTTAGCACCTGGTATGAATACTGGTCAAGCTTTCCTCATGGAGATGATGTTAACTAGTATTCTATGTCTTTGTGTATTAGGTACCTCTGTTTTCAATGTTTGGGATCGTCGTCTTAATCGTATTGCACCATTTGCAATTGGTTTAGCTTTATTTATTGGAGTAGCAATaggttttaatttctctGGAGGTGCTTTAAATCCAGTTAGAGTTTTAGGCCCATCAATCAtaag TGGAGTATGGTCTCATCATTGGGTTTATTGGCTCGGTCCTATAGTTGGGGCCATCTTGGCTGCTTTCATCTATCGTTGCTTATTACAAGAACGTTTTGATGTTATAGAAAGACCTGGATATATTGCACCATTAATTGACCCATCAACTGCAGTTTCTtcttattaa
- a CDS encoding hypothetical protein (Q9FY46 Sulfate transporter 4.1, chloroplast precursor (AST82)), whose amino-acid sequence MGDHLKNTREWIRHSSNKDDGNNAEKTHFFGHHEEEDHEHMLFTKEELTNPKELAKAMKVKIPLYVPIFNWIKSYSKEDLIGDILSSITVATMLVPQGLAYAVLAGLPAIYGLYSGWLPLVIYSFMGGCKQLAVGPEALLSVLLGSILGGYTTPPEDMTLNDYLVSIALTLALLVGIVSFLFGICQFGFLGGILSRWVLSGFINAVALIIAISQLDSLLGVRTGGGGHTSDTTHGSTSTSISGSTISSMSEVLTETSTHHPGPYEKFWTAITNLQDSDKTTVILSAGCVVFLVGMRFFKQFLVKKMGWKNAKYIPEILLTVILTCVITAVFGLDRECVNTSDHDENKCVEQGSGVSVLRYVKGGFPTVGFPSFQANTIQELLPQAFLIVIVGFVEATAVSKGLATKHNYQINSNRELVAFGVANILGSIFGSYPVFSSIPRTSIQDMAGSRTCLSGFITSCLLLITCLFLTRLFYYLPYCAMASIIFVAAFGLIEVHEAMFLWKTRSWGDLIQFSIALLATFIFEVEVGILISVGMCIFLVLKHSSSPHVYSVLGRVPGTNRFKDVAKFPEAEPIEGILLVRIDEVLYFANIGQFKQLLSEIERMMDRSTNVTGSGSTPLQSIIINVVNIPVMDASALLTIEEMVTAYHKRNVKVAFVQMSEKIKESFKQSGLYDIVTPQFIFDSNYEAVSFLEQSINYSNNNDSRQVNLNMPQSDQSYDDLNNNEVGGFDQPSSSSSSRFNNQNFLNKNNDNNNNNNNNNNDNNINDDDYQNSYNNNNNNGGGAILSDGLKLEDYSEPESDEFIQSSNQKSKK is encoded by the exons ATGGGAgaccatttaaaaaatacaagAGAATGGATAAGACATTCATCAAATAAAGACGATGGTAATAATGCAGAAAAAACTCACTTTTTTGGTCATCACGAAGAAGAAGATCATGAACATATGTTATTTACCAAAGAAGAATTAACAAATCCAAAAGAATTGGCTAAAGCAATGAAAGTTAAAATTCCACTTTATGTACCAATTTTTAAT tggatTAAATCATATTCAAAAGAagatttaattggtgatatattatcatcaattacaGTAGCAACAATGTTAGTACCACAAGGTTTAGCATATGCAGTATTAGCAGGATTACCAGCTATTTATGGTTTATATAGTGGTTGGTTACCATTGGTTATCTATTCATTTATGGGTGGATGTAAACAATTAGCCGTTGGACCAGAAGCATTATTATCAGTATTATTGGGATCAATTTTAGGAGGTTATACAACACCACCAGAGGATATGActttaaatgattatttagTATCAATTGCATTAACATTGGCATTATTAGTTGGTATTGTTAGTTTCTTATTTGGTATTTGTCAATTTGGTTTCCTTGGTGGTATTTTATCAAGATGGGTTTTATCTGGTTTCATTAATGCTGTTGCTTTAATTATTGCAATCTCACAATTAGATTCATTATTAGGTGTTAGaactggtggtggtggacaTACTTCAGATACAACTCATggatcaacatcaacatcgaTATCAGGATCAACAATATCATCAATGAGTGAAGTTTTAACAGAAACTTCTACTCATCATCCAGGGCCATATGAAAAGTTTTGGACAGCAATTACAAATTTACAAGATTCTGATAAAACAACAGTTATACTTTCAGCAGGTTGTGTTGTATTTTTAGTTGGTATGCGTTtctttaaacaatttttagtTAAAAAAATGGGTTGGAAGAATGCAAAATATATTCCAGAGATTTTATTGACAGTTATTCTCACTTGTGTTATCACTGCTGTTTTCGGTTTGGATAGAGAATGTGTCAACACATCTGAtcatgatgaaaataaatgtGTTGAACAAGGTTCAGGTGTTAGTGTATTACGTTATGTTAAGGGTGGTTTCCCTACTGTTGGTTTCCCATCATTCCAAGCAAATACAATTCAAGAGTTATTACCACAagcatttttaattgtaattgttggttTCGTAGAGGCAACCGCTGTTAGTAAAGGTTTAGCAACTAAAcataattatcaaattaattCCAATCGTGAATTGGTTGCTTTTGGTGTTGCAAATATTCTTGGTTCAATCTTTGGTTCTTATCCAGTTTTCTCAAGTATTCCACGTACTTCCATTCAAGATATGGCAGGTTCTCGTACTTGTCTATCTGGTTTCATCACTAGTTGTCTCCTTTTAATTACTTGTCTCTTTTTAACTCGTCTTTTCTATTATTTACCTTATTGTGCTATGGCTTCAATTATCTTTGTTGCTGCCTTTGGTTTAATTGAAGTTCATGAAGCAATGTTCCTTTGGAAAACAAGATCATGGGgtgatttaattcaatttagTATTGCATTATTGGCAACTTTTATCTTTGAAGTTGAAGTTGGTATTTTAATTAGTGTTGGTATGTGTATCTTTTTAGTATTGAAACATTCCTCATCACCACATGTTTACAGTGTTTTAGGTCGTGTTCCAGGGACCAATCGTTTCAAAGATGTCGCTAAATTCCCAGAAGCTGAACCAATTGAAGGTATTTTATTAGTTCGTATCGATGAAGTACTCTACTTTGCAAATATTGGTCAATTCAAACAATTACTCTCAGAGATTGAACGTATGATGGATAGATCAACCAATGTAACCGGTAGTGGTTCTACTCCACTTCaatcaatcattatcaatgttGTCAATATTCCTGTAATGGATGCTTCTGCTCTACTAACTATTGAAGAGATGGTTACTGCCTATCATAAACGTAATGTAAAGGTTGCCTTTGTTCAAATGAGTGAAAAGATTAAGGAATCTTTCAAACAATCTGGTCTTTACGATATTGTAACACCTCAATTCATTTTCGATAGTAATTATGAAGCTGTCTCATTCTTGGAACAAAGTATAAactatagtaataataatgattcaagACAAGTAAACTTAAATATGCCACAAAGTGATCAATCTtatgatgatttaaataataatgaggTTGGTGGTTTTGATCAaccatcttcttcatcatcttcacgttttaataatcaaaattttttaaacaaaaataatgataataataataataataataataataacaatgataataatattaacgatgatgattatcaaaattcttataataataataataataatggtggtggtgcaaTCCTTTCTGATGGTTTAAAATTAGAGGATTACAGTGAACCAGAATCTGATGAATTCATTCAAAGttcaaatcaaaaatcaaagaaataa
- the zntA gene encoding zinc transporter, with protein MSIFAYSILAGLAPLLSSSIPFFTLRNRNINASVFHILLCISAGLLFAVASLELIPESMNLALRSFEESTKTQTSLKSTTTKTTTTTTTIGNIKLQKSFISNSEDSLNEFHSLDNEINKPPIEGLNLNNLNQATNLDNNEEDNDNLDNDGENEIENDHDHDHQEDEGGDNDHDHESEEKKEFLKIPMYGIGFGFAILIIVESIFSSIDGGGGGGGHHSHSHGSLSSSSSNDVISDYISNNNSNNINNNDDDNNNNNNNNDDDDDSVELLERNVVNKDNSNNINNINNNNDDEDIIVINKSIENTPNIASPVMNKDNNNNDKDKNRNSNKSDIKNSGSINNGNNSGNNNNNNKSKLTITTFIALSIHSFVDGVVISSAFSSSPHVGARVALAIVIHKIPDGLVLSSLILSQKKFNSGIFSNPFFYFLLISCMTPLGSFISSFLFGGLSLSSGAFVLGFGAGTFIYITSTAILPEILSNQIVKKSTSLFSIFLGYLLFIFLDSQFHGAH; from the exons atgtCAATTTTTGCGTATAGCATATTGGCTGGATTAgcaccattattatcatcatcaattccTTTTTTCACATTAAGGAATAGAAATATAAATGCATCAGTGTTTCATATACTGTTGTGTATATCAGCAGGTTTATTATTTGCAGTTGCTTCACTAGAGCTAATACCAGAATCTATGAATTTAGCACTTAGATCATTTGAAGAATCAACAAAAACACAAACATCACTTAaatcaactacaacaaaaacaacaacaacaacaacaacaattggtAATATAAAACTTCAAAAGAGTTTTATAAGTAATAGTGAAGATagtttaaatgaatttcatAGTTTAgacaatgaaattaataaacctcCAATTGAaggtttaaatttaaataatttaaatcaagcAACAAACTtggataataatgaagaagataatgataatttagataatgatggtgaaaATGAGATTGAAAATGATCATGACCATGATCACCAAGAAGATGAAGGTGGTGATAATGATCATGATCATGAAAgtgaagaaaagaaagaatttttaaaaattccaaTGTATGGTATTGGGTTTGGTTTtgcaattttaattatagtagaatcaatatttagttcaattgatggtggtggtggtggtggtggtcaTCATTCTCATAGTCATGGTTCATTatcatcctcttcatcaAATGATGTAATTAGTGAttatattagtaataataatagtaataatattaataataatgatgatgataataataataataataataataatgatgatgatgacgatagTGTCGAATTATTAGAAAGAAATGTtgtaaataaagataatagtaataatattaataatattaataataataatgatgatgaagatattatagtaataaataaaagtattGAAAATACTCCAAATATAGCATCCCCAGTTAtgaataaagataataataataatgataaagataaaaataggaatagtaataaatcagatattaaaaatagtggtagtattaataatggtaataatagcggtaataataataataataataaatccaaATTAACAATCACAACTTTCATTGCATTATCAATTCATTCATTCGTTGATGGTGTTGTAATTTCAAGTGCATTTTCTTCATCACCTCATGTTGGTGCACGTGTTGCATTAGCAATTGTTATTCATAAAATACCTGATGGTCTGGTTTTAAGTTCACTAATTTTATcacaaaagaaatttaatagt ggaattttttcaaatccatttttttatttccttttAATTTCATGTATGACACCTTTAGGTTCATTTATAAgtagttttttatttggtggattatcattatcaagtGGAGCATTCGTATTGGGATTTGGTGCTGGtacatttatatatattacttCAACTGCAATTCTACCAgaaatattatcaaatcaaataGTAAAGAAAAGTACCTCTTTATTCTCAATATTTTTAggttatttattattcattttccTAGATTCACAATTTCATGGTGctcattaa